The following are encoded together in the Bradyrhizobium genosp. L genome:
- a CDS encoding MAPEG family protein, whose product MYHITAVITCLAIAFYLFTSIEVSRARARYGVKLPAITGNADFERVYRIQMNTLEWMPIFLPPLWLFAIYISDVGAAALGAIWIIGRILYFLGYREAVAKRSRGFAIQAMACIVLWIGALGGAMWRLVH is encoded by the coding sequence ATGTACCACATCACCGCCGTCATCACCTGCCTAGCCATCGCGTTCTATCTGTTCACCTCGATCGAGGTGTCGCGCGCTCGCGCACGCTACGGTGTCAAGCTGCCGGCGATCACGGGCAATGCCGATTTCGAGCGCGTCTACCGCATCCAGATGAACACGCTGGAATGGATGCCGATCTTCCTGCCTCCGTTGTGGCTGTTCGCGATCTACATCAGCGACGTCGGCGCCGCCGCGCTCGGCGCGATCTGGATCATCGGCCGCATTCTCTACTTCCTCGGCTATCGCGAGGCGGTGGCGAAACGCAGCCGTGGATTCGCGATCCAGGCCATGGCCTGCATCGTGCTGTGGATTGGCGCGCTTGGTGGCGCGATGTGGCGGCTGGTGCATTGA
- a CDS encoding ABC transporter substrate-binding protein has translation MKSGFLAAVAACSLLLAAPAVAQGVKIGILNDQSGVYADYGGKYSVEAAKMAIEDFGGEVLGQKIEMVTADHQNKPDLAVSIARRWYDADGVDMITELTTSSVALAVQELSKEKKKIDIVVGAATSAITGASCTPYGFHWAFDTHALAVGTGGALVKAGGDSWFFLTADYAFGYALEKDTSEIVTAAGGKVLGSVRVPLNSSDFSSFLLQAQSSKAKVIGLANAGQDTTNSIKQAAEFGIVKQGQKLAGLLMTLAEVNGLGLEAAQGLVLTEGFYWDHDDKSRAFSERFFKRTGRMPSMIHAGTYSATLSYLKAVKAAGTKDSEAVAKKLKELPVDDAFAQGKVLENGRMVHDMYLFEVKKPSESKKPWDYYKQLAVVPGDQAFPKAKDSGCPLTK, from the coding sequence ATGAAATCGGGATTTTTGGCCGCGGTCGCGGCGTGCAGCCTGCTGCTTGCGGCGCCGGCGGTGGCGCAGGGCGTCAAGATCGGCATCCTGAACGATCAGTCCGGCGTCTATGCCGACTACGGCGGAAAATACTCGGTCGAAGCCGCCAAGATGGCGATCGAGGATTTCGGCGGGGAGGTGCTCGGCCAGAAGATCGAGATGGTCACCGCCGACCATCAGAACAAGCCGGATCTCGCCGTTTCGATCGCGCGGCGCTGGTATGACGCCGACGGCGTCGACATGATCACGGAGCTCACCACCTCGTCGGTCGCGCTCGCGGTGCAGGAGCTGTCGAAGGAAAAGAAGAAGATCGACATCGTGGTCGGCGCCGCGACCTCGGCGATCACAGGTGCGTCCTGCACGCCCTACGGCTTCCACTGGGCGTTCGACACCCACGCGCTCGCGGTCGGGACCGGCGGCGCGCTGGTGAAGGCGGGCGGCGACAGCTGGTTCTTCCTGACCGCCGACTATGCGTTCGGCTACGCGCTGGAAAAGGACACCAGCGAGATCGTCACCGCGGCCGGCGGCAAGGTGCTGGGCTCGGTGCGCGTGCCGCTCAACTCGTCGGACTTCTCCTCCTTCCTGCTGCAGGCGCAGAGCTCGAAGGCGAAGGTCATCGGTCTCGCCAATGCCGGCCAGGACACCACCAACTCGATCAAGCAGGCAGCCGAATTCGGCATCGTCAAGCAGGGCCAGAAGCTCGCCGGCCTGCTGATGACGCTGGCCGAGGTCAACGGCCTCGGCCTCGAGGCGGCGCAGGGCCTGGTGCTGACCGAAGGCTTCTATTGGGACCACGACGACAAGAGCCGCGCCTTCTCGGAGCGCTTCTTCAAGCGCACCGGGCGGATGCCGAGCATGATCCATGCCGGCACCTATTCGGCGACCTTGAGCTACCTGAAGGCGGTGAAGGCTGCCGGCACCAAGGATAGCGAGGCGGTGGCCAAAAAGCTGAAGGAGCTGCCGGTCGACGACGCCTTCGCGCAGGGCAAGGTGCTGGAGAACGGCCGCATGGTCCACGACATGTATCTGTTCGAGGTCAAGAAGCCCTCGGAATCGAAGAAGCCGTGGGACTATTACAAGCAGCTCGCGGTGGTGCCCGGCGACCAGGCGTTCCCGAAGGCCAAAGACTCGGGCTGCCCGCTGACGAAGTGA
- a CDS encoding efflux RND transporter permease subunit, whose protein sequence is MNLGSLSVNRPILAMVLSIVLVIVGAIAYPTLPVAEYPQVVPPTVVVSAQYPGASAQTISDTVAAPIEQQINGVENMLYMYSQATSNGQLTITITFKLGTNLDQAQVLVQNRVAIATPQLPEEVQRNGITTRKNSPDILMVVFMLSPDDSLDQLYISNYALLQVRDQLLRLDGIGDIQIFGARDYSMRVWLDPDKIATLGMTATDVVAAIRSQNLQITGGQIGSPPISDRAFQPNLTFTGRLKDISQFEDIVVKAGGDGRTVRLRDVARVELGALDYSTNSFMLRKTAVALLVTQLPGSNALATAKGISDTMEKLKASFPKGLDYNIGYNPTEFIAQSIHELIKTIYEAMILVVIVVLVFLQGWRPAIIPILAIPVSLVGTFAAMSALGYAINNLTLFGLVLAVGIVVDDAIVVVENVERHLRNGLGRREAALKTMEEVGGALVSIALVLCAVFVPTAFLGGISGLFFQQFAITIAVATAISCFCSLTLSPALASQILVAHEEHKKPAAWNLIARAWQGFTGLFNRAFDWLSNFYADLAGFVIRHRLIMLVVYVCLLGSAGWLIATTPQGYIPAQDRGYVIVSAQLPGAASLARTTAIVRQIEKAALETPGIIRVAAFAGLSGATRTQASNAAALFPVFDDPEVRLKKGLTASAITADLRKRLAGIEGAFIIVIPPPPIPGIGTGGGFTMRIQDRQGRGPDLLAAATDELVGAARKAPGLTSVFSPYTANTPQVFVDIDRVKAQKLNVPIQNVTDAIETYFGSTYVNDFNLFGRTYHVTAQADLKFRKDNVDLARLRTRNVNGDMVMLGSIVEFRDVSGPDRVARYNLYTTSELQGEALPGTSSTTAIDTMKKLADQTLPSGFAYEWTDLSYQQVNGANAGLYVFPVCVLFVYLVLAAQYGSWTLPFAVILIVPMCLLAATIGVRIMGQDVNILTQIGFVVLVGLAAKNAILIVEFARDIELEGRPRLEAVIEACRLRLRPILMTSFAFILGVLPLVVSTGSGSEMRQAVGVAVFFGMLGVTLFGLVFTPIFYMVVRNLAEGRNEGKPVEKPAAVAG, encoded by the coding sequence ATGAATCTTGGCAGTCTTTCCGTCAATCGGCCGATCCTGGCGATGGTTCTCTCCATCGTGCTGGTGATCGTCGGCGCGATCGCCTATCCGACCCTGCCGGTGGCCGAATATCCGCAAGTCGTGCCGCCGACCGTCGTGGTCAGCGCGCAATATCCGGGTGCCTCGGCGCAGACGATTTCCGACACGGTCGCAGCTCCGATCGAGCAGCAGATCAACGGCGTCGAGAACATGCTGTACATGTACAGCCAGGCGACCTCGAACGGCCAGCTCACCATCACCATCACGTTCAAGCTCGGCACCAATCTCGACCAGGCGCAGGTGCTGGTGCAGAACCGCGTCGCGATCGCAACGCCGCAGCTTCCGGAAGAAGTCCAGCGCAACGGCATCACCACGCGAAAGAACTCGCCCGACATCCTGATGGTCGTGTTCATGCTGTCGCCCGACGACAGCCTCGACCAGCTCTATATCTCCAACTACGCACTGTTGCAGGTCCGCGACCAGTTGCTGCGGCTCGACGGCATCGGCGACATCCAGATATTCGGCGCGCGCGACTATTCGATGCGGGTCTGGCTCGATCCGGACAAGATCGCCACGCTCGGCATGACCGCGACCGACGTGGTGGCGGCGATCCGCTCGCAGAATCTGCAGATCACCGGCGGGCAGATCGGCAGTCCACCGATCTCCGACCGCGCCTTCCAGCCCAACCTCACCTTCACCGGGCGGCTCAAGGACATCTCCCAATTCGAGGACATCGTCGTCAAGGCCGGCGGCGACGGACGCACCGTGCGGCTGCGTGACGTGGCGCGGGTCGAGCTCGGCGCGCTGGATTATTCGACCAACAGCTTCATGCTGCGCAAGACCGCGGTGGCCCTGCTGGTGACCCAGCTTCCCGGCTCCAACGCGCTGGCGACCGCCAAGGGCATTTCGGACACCATGGAGAAGCTGAAGGCGAGCTTCCCCAAGGGGCTCGACTACAATATCGGCTACAATCCGACCGAGTTCATCGCCCAGTCGATCCACGAGCTGATCAAGACCATCTACGAGGCGATGATCCTGGTCGTCATCGTGGTGCTGGTGTTCCTGCAGGGCTGGCGTCCCGCGATCATTCCGATCCTGGCGATCCCGGTGTCGCTGGTCGGCACCTTCGCCGCGATGTCGGCGCTCGGCTACGCCATCAACAATCTGACGCTGTTCGGCCTCGTGCTCGCGGTCGGCATCGTGGTCGACGACGCCATCGTCGTGGTCGAGAATGTCGAGCGTCACTTGCGCAATGGCCTCGGTCGCCGCGAGGCGGCGCTGAAGACCATGGAGGAGGTCGGCGGCGCGCTGGTCTCGATCGCGCTGGTGCTGTGCGCGGTGTTCGTGCCGACCGCGTTCCTCGGCGGCATCTCCGGGCTGTTCTTCCAGCAATTCGCCATCACGATCGCGGTCGCCACCGCGATCTCGTGCTTCTGCTCGCTGACGTTGTCGCCGGCATTGGCTTCGCAGATTCTCGTCGCGCATGAGGAGCACAAGAAGCCCGCGGCCTGGAACCTGATCGCGCGCGCGTGGCAGGGCTTTACGGGCCTGTTCAACCGCGCCTTCGACTGGTTGTCGAACTTCTATGCCGACCTGGCCGGCTTCGTGATCCGGCACCGGCTGATCATGCTGGTGGTCTATGTCTGTCTGCTCGGCAGCGCCGGCTGGCTGATCGCGACCACACCGCAAGGCTATATCCCCGCCCAGGATCGCGGCTACGTCATCGTGTCGGCGCAACTGCCCGGCGCGGCATCGCTGGCGCGCACCACTGCGATCGTGCGCCAGATCGAGAAGGCCGCGCTGGAGACGCCGGGCATCATCCGCGTCGCGGCCTTCGCCGGCCTGTCGGGCGCGACGCGAACCCAGGCGAGCAACGCCGCCGCGCTGTTCCCGGTGTTCGATGATCCCGAGGTGCGGCTGAAGAAGGGGCTGACCGCGTCCGCCATCACCGCCGATCTGCGCAAGCGGCTCGCCGGAATCGAGGGCGCGTTCATCATCGTGATTCCACCGCCTCCGATTCCGGGCATCGGCACCGGCGGCGGCTTCACGATGCGTATCCAGGATCGCCAGGGCCGCGGACCCGATCTGCTCGCGGCGGCGACCGACGAGCTTGTGGGCGCCGCGCGCAAGGCGCCGGGCCTGACCTCGGTGTTCTCGCCCTACACGGCCAACACGCCGCAGGTGTTCGTCGATATCGACCGCGTCAAGGCGCAGAAGCTCAACGTGCCGATCCAGAACGTCACGGACGCGATCGAGACCTATTTCGGCTCGACCTATGTCAACGACTTCAATCTGTTCGGCCGCACCTATCACGTCACCGCGCAGGCCGACCTCAAATTCCGCAAGGACAATGTCGATCTGGCCCGGCTGCGCACGCGCAACGTCAATGGCGACATGGTGATGCTCGGCAGCATCGTCGAATTCCGCGACGTCTCCGGTCCGGATCGCGTGGCGCGCTACAATCTCTACACGACGTCGGAGCTGCAGGGCGAGGCGCTGCCCGGCACCAGCTCGACGACTGCGATCGACACCATGAAGAAGCTCGCCGACCAGACGCTGCCGTCGGGCTTCGCCTATGAATGGACCGATCTGTCCTATCAGCAGGTCAACGGCGCCAATGCCGGTCTCTATGTCTTCCCGGTCTGCGTGCTGTTCGTCTATCTGGTGCTGGCCGCGCAATATGGCAGCTGGACGCTGCCGTTCGCGGTGATCCTGATCGTGCCGATGTGCCTGCTCGCGGCAACCATCGGCGTCCGCATCATGGGCCAGGACGTCAACATCCTGACCCAGATCGGCTTCGTGGTGCTGGTGGGGCTCGCGGCCAAGAACGCGATCCTGATCGTCGAGTTCGCGCGCGACATCGAACTCGAGGGACGGCCAAGGCTGGAAGCCGTCATCGAGGCCTGTCGATTACGGCTGCGGCCGATCCTGATGACGTCGTTCGCCTTCATCCTCGGCGTGCTGCCGCTGGTGGTGTCGACCGGCTCGGGCTCGGAGATGCGCCAGGCGGTCGGCGTCGCCGTGTTCTTCGGCATGCTCGGCGTCACGCTGTTCGGCCTCGTCTTCACCCCGATCTTCTACATGGTGGTGCGCAACCTCGCGGAAGGCAGGAACGAGGGCAAGCCGGTGGAGAAGCCGGCGGCAGTGGCGGGGTGA
- a CDS encoding efflux RND transporter periplasmic adaptor subunit, whose translation MGLLLALTLGGCDDKPQAQAAPPAPPVTVAQPVKRTVTDWDEFTGRFEAIEEVQVRARVGGFVNSVEFKDGAIVHAGDLLYIIDPRPFEAVALQAEGQLADARARGELAKRELDRSLSLTLNQTVTEATVDQRRQTLQAARAAETQAEGVLKAAQLNVEFTHVLAPITGRVSRHLVTQGNLVQGSEGGATLLTSIVSLDPIYIYFDVDEATYQRNSKLWFEGKRPSSRDTANPVQVTLTGETKPSHEGTMDFLDNRLDVSTATLRSRAIIPNKDLSILPGQFGRVRIIGSSPYEALLIPDTAVATDQSRKIVFVVKADNTVEARAVTLGPLDEGLRVIRDGLKAEDKVIIDGIQRARIGAKVTPRDGKIGG comes from the coding sequence ATTGGCCTTCTCCTGGCGCTGACGCTGGGCGGCTGCGATGACAAGCCCCAGGCCCAGGCTGCGCCGCCGGCTCCGCCGGTGACGGTCGCCCAGCCGGTCAAGCGCACGGTCACCGACTGGGATGAGTTCACCGGTCGCTTCGAGGCGATCGAGGAGGTCCAGGTCCGCGCCCGGGTCGGCGGCTTCGTCAACAGCGTCGAGTTCAAGGACGGCGCCATCGTCCATGCCGGCGATCTGCTCTACATCATCGATCCGCGTCCGTTCGAGGCGGTGGCGCTGCAGGCCGAAGGCCAGCTCGCCGACGCCCGCGCCAGGGGCGAGCTGGCCAAGCGCGAGCTCGACCGTTCGCTGAGCCTGACGCTGAACCAGACCGTCACCGAAGCGACCGTCGACCAGCGCCGCCAGACCTTGCAGGCGGCGCGCGCCGCCGAGACCCAGGCCGAGGGTGTGCTGAAGGCGGCCCAGCTCAACGTCGAATTCACCCATGTGCTGGCGCCGATCACCGGCCGCGTCAGCCGCCATCTGGTCACGCAAGGCAATCTGGTGCAGGGCTCGGAAGGCGGCGCAACGCTGTTGACCTCGATCGTGTCGCTCGATCCGATCTACATCTATTTCGACGTCGACGAGGCGACCTATCAGCGCAACAGCAAGCTCTGGTTCGAGGGCAAGCGGCCGAGCTCGCGCGACACCGCGAACCCGGTGCAGGTGACGCTGACCGGCGAGACCAAGCCCTCGCATGAGGGCACGATGGACTTCCTCGACAACCGGCTCGACGTCTCGACCGCGACGCTGCGCAGCCGCGCCATCATTCCGAACAAGGATCTCTCGATCCTGCCCGGACAGTTCGGCCGCGTCCGCATCATCGGCTCCTCGCCCTATGAGGCGCTGCTGATTCCGGACACCGCTGTCGCCACCGACCAGTCGCGCAAGATCGTGTTCGTGGTCAAGGCCGACAATACGGTGGAGGCGAGAGCCGTGACGCTCGGCCCGCTCGACGAAGGCCTGCGCGTGATCCGCGACGGCCTCAAGGCGGAAGACAAGGTCATCATCGACGGCATCCAGCGTGCGCGCATCGGTGCCAAGGTGACCCCGCGTGACGGCAAGATCGGCGGGTAG